The Thalassotalea psychrophila genome window below encodes:
- a CDS encoding MotA/TolQ/ExbB proton channel family protein: protein MIYLIELWESVREFIATGGGVLYFVAMAVFLMWILMIEKFWFLSASYPKVKRDVIAKWDARTDTTSWYAHRIRDTWISETTEILDARMITIKTLVAMCPLIGLLGTVTGMIAVFEIMAVQGTGNPRLMASGISMATIPTMAGMVAALSGVFFSSRLDAKVKMAKAKLVDSLPHH from the coding sequence ATGATTTACCTGATAGAGCTTTGGGAATCTGTCAGGGAATTTATAGCCACTGGTGGTGGAGTATTATACTTCGTTGCCATGGCAGTCTTCTTAATGTGGATATTGATGATCGAGAAGTTTTGGTTCTTATCAGCGAGTTACCCAAAAGTTAAGCGAGATGTTATCGCTAAATGGGACGCAAGAACAGACACTACTTCTTGGTATGCTCACAGAATTAGAGATACATGGATTTCTGAAACGACAGAGATATTAGACGCGCGCATGATAACCATTAAAACATTGGTAGCTATGTGTCCCCTTATTGGCCTATTAGGTACTGTAACCGGAATGATTGCAGTATTCGAAATTATGGCTGTACAAGGTACTGGTAACCCGCGCTTAATGGCATCGGGTATCTCAATGGCGACAATTCCTACAATGGCAGGTATGGTTGCAGCATTATCTGGAGTGTTTTTTAGCTCTAGATTAGACGCAAAAGTTAAAATGGCGAAGGCTAAGCTAGTTGATAGCTTACCTCATCACTAG
- a CDS encoding MotA/TolQ/ExbB proton channel family protein — translation MNKFIKTAAVAATLMLTAGISTNVAANQLDDLLKQVKADRVSVAKLDKKREQEFLSARADKQALLKKAQADRAAEQARNARLTKAFADNERMLTQREAELEAAKGDLGEMFGVVRRASGNAYGTIATSIVSAQYPGREATLDKLANAKEIPVLAELEELWFAMQTEMTESGKITSFEAEVTQLDGSKSSQQITRIGSFNLVSEQGYLNYNDDQGQIQPLGKQPDGSIVGTVSPFISMTSGYAPLFLDPSKGTILNLETQKATLEERFHQGGTVGYVIAGVLAFGLLIAIERLVFLFLMGGKIAAQLKNRANPSANNPLGRLLQVYQDNKNVDAETLELKLDEAILRETPKIERGINIIKILAAIAPLLGLLGTVVGMIGTFQSITLYGTGDPKIMAGDISMALVTTAQGLIAALPLILIHSVVAGRGKSIFHILDEQSAGIVAEIAEKEKQ, via the coding sequence ATGAATAAATTTATTAAAACGGCAGCAGTAGCTGCAACTCTAATGTTAACTGCTGGTATTTCTACAAACGTAGCAGCTAACCAATTAGATGACTTATTAAAGCAAGTTAAAGCTGATCGTGTATCAGTTGCCAAGCTTGACAAGAAACGTGAACAAGAATTTTTATCAGCCCGTGCTGATAAACAAGCTCTTTTAAAGAAAGCACAAGCAGATCGCGCTGCAGAGCAAGCTCGTAACGCTCGTTTAACGAAAGCGTTTGCTGACAACGAAAGAATGTTAACTCAAAGAGAAGCCGAGCTGGAAGCAGCTAAAGGCGACTTAGGTGAAATGTTTGGTGTTGTTCGTCGTGCATCTGGTAATGCCTACGGTACTATTGCTACTTCAATTGTAAGTGCGCAATACCCAGGTCGTGAAGCTACGCTTGACAAATTAGCTAATGCTAAAGAAATTCCAGTTCTTGCTGAATTAGAAGAACTATGGTTTGCAATGCAAACTGAGATGACTGAATCTGGTAAAATCACTTCTTTCGAAGCTGAAGTTACACAATTAGACGGTTCAAAATCTTCACAACAAATCACTCGTATCGGTTCATTTAACCTTGTATCAGAGCAAGGCTACTTAAACTACAACGATGACCAAGGTCAAATTCAACCTCTAGGTAAGCAACCAGATGGTAGCATTGTTGGTACGGTTTCTCCGTTCATCTCAATGACTTCAGGTTACGCGCCATTGTTCCTTGATCCATCAAAAGGTACAATTTTAAATCTAGAAACGCAAAAAGCGACTTTAGAAGAACGTTTCCACCAAGGTGGTACAGTTGGTTATGTAATCGCGGGTGTTTTAGCCTTCGGTCTATTAATTGCTATCGAACGTTTAGTATTCTTATTCTTAATGGGCGGCAAAATTGCAGCACAACTTAAGAATCGTGCTAACCCTAGCGCAAATAACCCTCTAGGTCGTTTGCTACAGGTTTACCAAGATAATAAGAACGTTGATGCAGAAACTCTAGAACTTAAACTAGATGAAGCCATTTTACGTGAAACGCCAAAAATTGAACGTGGTATTAATATCATCAAAATTTTAGCGGCTATCGCACCACTATTAGGTCTATTAGGTACAGTTGTTGGTATGATCGGTACGTTCCAATCAATCACTCTTTACGGTACTGGTGACCCTAAAATTATGGCTGGCGATATCTCAATGGCACTTGTGACAACAGCACAAGGTCTAATTGCTGCATTACCATTAATCCTAATACATTCAGTTGTAGCTGGTCGCGGTAAATCAATCTTCCACATTCTTGACGAACAAAGCGCAGGTATTGTTGCTGAAATCGCCGAGAAGGAGAAACAGTAA
- a CDS encoding DUF3450 domain-containing protein has protein sequence MSKKSLIATSIIGAMALVGSNVASANSLKELHKSEAATVKASAKSQQKINNIYEQSQELLAEYRTVVDETENLKVYNDHVQRLVNDQQKGIDSLVRQIGTIAETKMGVVPLMYKMIASLEQFVAADIPVNLVDRNKRLDQLNDVMSRQGISVAEQFRLVLEAYDIETSYGSMFGAYQGELEFEGQKITVDFVHMGRTVLVAQSLDMRNAWIWDNSTRSWLALGDEYLNPITKAVRMARKQTAPDLIKLPVYAAGAGE, from the coding sequence ATAAGCAAGAAAAGCCTTATCGCAACGTCGATTATCGGGGCTATGGCATTAGTAGGTAGCAATGTTGCTAGCGCTAATAGCCTTAAAGAATTACACAAGAGTGAAGCTGCAACAGTTAAAGCTTCTGCCAAATCACAACAGAAAATCAATAACATCTACGAGCAATCACAAGAGTTACTTGCTGAGTATCGTACAGTTGTTGACGAAACTGAAAACTTGAAAGTTTATAACGATCATGTTCAACGTTTAGTTAACGACCAACAAAAAGGTATTGATTCTTTAGTACGCCAAATTGGTACTATCGCTGAAACTAAAATGGGTGTTGTACCGTTAATGTACAAAATGATTGCTTCTTTAGAGCAATTTGTTGCTGCAGATATCCCTGTTAACCTAGTTGACCGTAACAAGCGTTTAGACCAACTTAACGATGTTATGTCTCGTCAAGGTATCTCAGTAGCTGAGCAATTCCGTCTTGTACTTGAAGCTTATGATATTGAAACATCTTACGGTTCTATGTTTGGTGCTTACCAAGGTGAGTTAGAATTTGAAGGCCAAAAGATTACTGTAGATTTCGTGCACATGGGTCGTACCGTGTTAGTAGCACAATCTCTTGATATGAGAAATGCTTGGATTTGGGACAACAGCACACGCTCTTGGTTAGCGCTTGGTGATGAATACCTTAACCCAATTACTAAAGCCGTACGTATGGCTCGTAAGCAAACTGCTCCAGATCTAATCAAGTTACCTGTATATGCAGCGGGGGCTGGTGAATAA
- a CDS encoding TonB-dependent receptor domain-containing protein, producing the protein MYSNNKLAKAVRLALVFGAASTAGISANAFAAEEATAEEEVERIEVTGSRIKRTDMEGANPVQVITREDLIATGISNMGDILQKIPSVAGAGTNTAINNGGSGAVRVSLRGLGAERTLVLLNGRRMVASGLGANASVDLSTIPTAIVKRVEVLKDGASAIYGSDAIGGVVNIITRNDFEGMEFNASYDVGTEESDGATKTVDLTIGFASEKGSAVVNAYYVQQEAQWSGDRDWSAYEFSKDPDGSFSKGGSSAPPWGRYNGVNSFNPDNFIPELDENGDPVFEDDGSPSMVLPAGTCDSFTHGANSGPGQSDPSDHTSALNDQCWDWGKDTYNYAPANYHLTPQEKYGIYAEAQYEINDSVRVKTELSFNRRTSDTKLAPLPLAPLAFFGYSAPYSADNHYNMTQGPVDMNGDTVEISDWRRRMVETGGRDTRFRVETVRAMFGIEGEIFDDWGYEVSYIFGANDAATAGAGGVNFEKVAEAVGPTHENADGVLSCGANADEAIAGCVPLNVFGVPGTDTAVSQEMMDFILFEAHDLGSNEQQIISASMFGSAFELPAGEVGVAFGVEHREEKGADYPDALIALGITSGSSRTATVGSYEVDEVFVETSIPLLNGVFMAEALDLDLAARYSDYNTFGDTTNYKVGIRWAPTENLIVRGTASTAFRAPSTSDLFAGASDNSPTVIDPCATNPTPTCIADGVPAGGFEPIGDQLSSTRGGSEDVQPEEADIYTVGFVYSPGFVEGLSVTVDYWNIEITDAISTIGEQLILDSCAATGEHCDKIVRYGPDAGGLYGNSSDIDDRTSNVGGVDSSGYDFNARYTTELSFGQLSVNLDTTYYDTYDIIQANGDVLSNGGYYLSDNEGGHGNFAEYKSNLNVSLTQDDWSASYAVRYIGEVDENWYVDDAGDQITRTVDSQVIHDARFTYFMDNVTASIGLNNLTDEEPPFLEQGFNDNTDPRTYSTTGRHAYVSVGVKF; encoded by the coding sequence ATGTATAGCAATAATAAACTTGCTAAAGCAGTTCGCCTAGCATTAGTGTTTGGCGCAGCATCAACAGCTGGTATTTCTGCAAACGCATTCGCGGCAGAAGAAGCAACAGCTGAAGAAGAAGTAGAACGCATTGAAGTTACCGGTTCACGTATCAAACGTACCGATATGGAAGGTGCTAACCCAGTACAAGTTATTACTCGCGAAGATTTAATCGCCACGGGTATTTCAAACATGGGTGATATCCTTCAAAAGATTCCATCTGTAGCGGGTGCAGGAACTAACACTGCAATCAACAATGGTGGTTCTGGTGCAGTTCGTGTATCACTTCGTGGTCTAGGTGCAGAAAGAACATTAGTACTTTTAAACGGTCGTCGTATGGTTGCCTCAGGTCTAGGTGCTAATGCCTCTGTAGATTTAAGTACAATCCCTACTGCAATCGTTAAGCGTGTTGAAGTTCTTAAAGATGGTGCATCTGCTATCTACGGTTCTGATGCCATTGGTGGTGTTGTAAACATCATTACGCGTAATGATTTCGAAGGTATGGAATTTAACGCTAGTTACGATGTTGGTACTGAAGAAAGCGATGGCGCAACTAAAACAGTTGATTTAACTATTGGTTTTGCTAGCGAAAAAGGTAGTGCGGTAGTTAACGCATACTACGTTCAGCAAGAAGCACAATGGTCTGGCGATCGTGATTGGTCTGCATACGAATTTAGTAAAGACCCAGATGGTTCATTCTCTAAAGGTGGCTCTTCGGCTCCACCATGGGGTCGTTACAATGGCGTTAACTCATTTAATCCAGATAATTTTATTCCTGAGTTAGATGAGAATGGCGATCCAGTATTTGAAGATGATGGTTCTCCAAGCATGGTATTACCTGCTGGCACTTGTGATTCATTCACTCATGGCGCAAATAGTGGCCCTGGTCAATCTGACCCATCTGATCATACAAGTGCTTTGAATGACCAATGTTGGGATTGGGGCAAAGATACATACAACTACGCTCCAGCAAACTACCACTTAACACCACAAGAAAAATACGGTATTTATGCTGAAGCTCAATATGAAATTAATGACTCAGTACGTGTTAAAACAGAGTTAAGCTTTAACCGTCGTACCTCTGATACTAAACTAGCTCCGCTTCCTTTAGCTCCGCTAGCGTTCTTTGGTTATTCAGCTCCTTACTCTGCTGATAACCACTACAACATGACTCAAGGTCCTGTTGATATGAACGGTGACACGGTTGAAATTTCTGATTGGCGTCGTCGTATGGTTGAAACAGGCGGTCGTGATACTCGCTTCCGCGTTGAAACTGTACGTGCAATGTTTGGTATTGAAGGTGAAATTTTCGATGATTGGGGCTACGAAGTATCTTATATCTTCGGCGCTAACGATGCAGCTACTGCCGGTGCTGGTGGTGTAAACTTTGAGAAGGTTGCTGAAGCGGTGGGTCCAACTCACGAAAATGCTGATGGTGTTTTATCATGTGGTGCTAATGCAGATGAGGCTATTGCAGGTTGTGTTCCTTTAAATGTATTTGGTGTACCAGGTACAGATACAGCTGTTTCACAAGAAATGATGGATTTCATTTTATTTGAAGCGCATGATTTAGGCTCTAACGAACAACAAATCATCTCTGCTTCAATGTTTGGTTCTGCTTTTGAATTACCTGCTGGTGAAGTTGGCGTTGCATTTGGTGTTGAACACAGAGAAGAAAAGGGTGCTGATTACCCAGATGCATTAATTGCACTAGGTATCACTTCGGGTTCATCTCGTACTGCTACTGTAGGTAGCTACGAAGTTGATGAAGTATTTGTTGAAACAAGTATTCCTCTTCTTAATGGCGTATTCATGGCTGAAGCGTTAGATTTAGATTTAGCAGCTCGTTACTCTGACTACAACACGTTTGGTGATACTACAAACTACAAAGTAGGTATTCGTTGGGCTCCTACAGAAAACTTAATTGTACGTGGTACTGCATCAACAGCATTCCGCGCTCCATCTACATCGGATTTATTCGCGGGCGCTTCTGATAACAGCCCAACAGTAATCGATCCATGTGCGACTAACCCAACACCAACTTGTATCGCTGATGGCGTTCCAGCTGGTGGTTTTGAACCAATTGGTGACCAATTATCATCTACTCGTGGTGGTTCAGAAGACGTTCAACCTGAAGAAGCTGATATCTATACTGTAGGTTTTGTTTACAGCCCAGGGTTTGTTGAAGGTTTATCAGTAACAGTTGATTACTGGAATATCGAAATTACTGATGCTATCAGTACGATCGGTGAACAGTTAATCCTAGATAGCTGTGCAGCTACAGGTGAACATTGTGATAAAATCGTACGTTACGGTCCAGATGCTGGTGGTTTATACGGTAACTCGTCTGATATCGATGATCGTACTTCTAACGTTGGTGGTGTAGACTCATCAGGTTACGACTTTAATGCTCGTTACACTACTGAACTTTCATTTGGTCAGTTATCTGTGAACTTAGATACTACGTACTACGATACTTACGATATTATTCAAGCAAATGGTGACGTTCTTTCAAACGGCGGCTACTATTTGAGTGATAATGAAGGTGGTCATGGTAACTTTGCTGAATACAAGTCAAACTTAAATGTTTCACTAACTCAAGATGACTGGTCTGCAAGTTATGCAGTACGTTACATTGGTGAAGTTGATGAAAACTGGTATGTAGATGACGCAGGTGATCAAATTACTCGTACAGTTGATTCACAAGTTATACATGATGCACGATTCACTTACTTCATGGATAATGTAACTGCTAGCATTGGTCTTAACAACCTTACAGATGAAGAGCCTCCGTTCTTAGAGCAAGGCTTCAATGATAATACTGACCCTCGTACATATAGTACAACAGGTCGTCATGCATATGTTTCTGTAGGCGTAAAATTCTAA
- a CDS encoding TSUP family transporter — protein MFELFSDPYLLLTLSIVGFIAGFIDAIAGGGGLLTVPVLLSSGLPPHIALGTNKLAACFSSFTASVTFYRKKLFNPLFWIMAAIATAFGALVGTIIVNFVSAELINKLLPIIILLCALYTLCSQSALNESANLPKTNAILKIKQSIQGFVLGFYDGFAGPGTGTFWTVSSLALYKMNILLSSGLSRSMNFISNFTSLLTFIYFGQVNFLLGLAMGVFMIVGSWLGAHSAIRYGSRFIRPIFITVVIIMAIKLAYQAWF, from the coding sequence ATGTTTGAACTTTTCTCAGATCCCTACTTATTATTAACATTATCTATAGTTGGGTTTATCGCAGGTTTTATTGATGCAATTGCAGGTGGGGGTGGCTTGTTAACCGTGCCAGTTTTATTGTCCTCAGGTCTTCCCCCTCATATTGCCCTGGGTACAAACAAGCTAGCCGCGTGTTTTAGCTCATTTACCGCATCAGTTACTTTTTATCGAAAAAAACTATTTAACCCGCTATTTTGGATTATGGCGGCTATCGCAACAGCATTTGGCGCTTTAGTTGGCACCATAATTGTTAATTTTGTTAGTGCCGAGCTAATAAATAAGTTGCTACCTATTATTATCTTACTTTGTGCTTTATACACCTTGTGCTCACAATCAGCGTTGAATGAATCGGCCAATTTGCCAAAGACAAATGCAATATTAAAAATAAAGCAAAGCATACAAGGTTTTGTGTTGGGCTTTTATGACGGTTTTGCTGGGCCTGGAACAGGTACATTTTGGACCGTTTCTTCTTTAGCTTTATATAAAATGAACATTTTATTAAGCTCGGGCTTGTCTAGAAGCATGAACTTTATCAGTAACTTTACATCTCTATTAACCTTCATATACTTTGGTCAAGTTAACTTTTTGCTGGGTTTGGCAATGGGAGTGTTTATGATAGTAGGATCATGGCTTGGCGCCCATTCAGCTATTCGCTATGGCAGCAGGTTCATCCGCCCTATATTTATTACGGTGGTAATAATCATGGCAATAAAGCTTGCTTATCAGGCTTGGTTTTAA
- the priC gene encoding primosomal replication protein PriC yields the protein MERSLTRLKSILDQLETDANAADQANKQRKSHYYLQDEAMFDEKLFPITSSSYYAYVKYTQKRLDHLQQLLNTKHRDFCDALMAELEEQISSLITAIKSNDSRHHDSEYRLDRRNRLNKQKTQAKAKHTAKFKNQAKAVLMSSHQLYAKLAEFQGFERRLQEMIRIKEHELAKTKKHDTATMQQEILTLHQRLGRCRKAISDVEKQIEDSEKR from the coding sequence ATGGAACGTTCTTTAACTCGATTAAAGTCAATATTAGATCAGCTTGAAACTGATGCCAATGCGGCAGATCAAGCTAACAAGCAACGTAAATCACATTATTATTTGCAAGATGAAGCAATGTTTGATGAGAAATTATTTCCTATCACCAGCTCTAGTTATTACGCCTACGTTAAATACACTCAAAAACGCTTAGATCATTTACAGCAATTACTAAACACTAAACACAGAGATTTTTGTGATGCGTTAATGGCAGAGTTAGAAGAACAGATCTCGTCACTTATTACCGCAATAAAATCGAACGACAGTCGCCATCATGATAGTGAATATCGACTTGATCGTCGTAACAGGTTAAATAAACAAAAAACCCAAGCAAAAGCCAAACACACAGCTAAATTTAAAAACCAAGCAAAGGCAGTATTAATGTCATCGCATCAACTTTATGCGAAACTTGCTGAATTTCAAGGTTTTGAGCGACGTTTGCAAGAAATGATCCGAATTAAAGAGCATGAATTAGCAAAAACTAAAAAACATGACACTGCAACTATGCAGCAAGAGATCTTAACTCTGCATCAACGTTTAGGTCGATGCAGAAAAGCGATTAGCGATGTTGAAAAGCAAATAGAAGATTCAGAAAAAAGATAA
- a CDS encoding DUF6445 family protein — translation MHDKYTDELNLQDVPFDAATLSYEKPELNKNYWIVDDFFSQKKATEIANRCFNKKKWKLGKPYTNELWPGMRSKNALKKNELSLVEEWAKEQLGKSKLWVATSNEVVVDSNTAILVGANEGASRPHVDNRQLCQYGAVLYLSQKPQPHSGTSFYRLKYPNGAAGGNIVNAPYNNLVDALKTTSLPPSAWYEDLSIENKFNRLFLFKGNIAHSASSYFGQDKRDRRLAVTFFWMAE, via the coding sequence ATGCATGACAAATATACCGATGAATTAAATCTTCAAGATGTGCCTTTTGACGCCGCAACATTAAGCTATGAGAAACCTGAGTTAAATAAGAATTACTGGATTGTTGATGATTTTTTCTCTCAGAAAAAAGCAACTGAAATAGCAAATAGATGTTTTAACAAAAAGAAGTGGAAATTAGGCAAGCCGTATACAAACGAACTATGGCCAGGAATGAGATCCAAAAATGCTTTAAAGAAAAATGAGCTGTCCTTAGTTGAAGAATGGGCAAAGGAACAACTTGGTAAAAGCAAGCTATGGGTTGCAACTTCTAATGAAGTTGTAGTCGATAGTAATACGGCAATTTTGGTTGGGGCAAATGAAGGTGCTTCCCGTCCCCATGTAGATAATAGACAGTTATGCCAATACGGTGCTGTACTGTATTTAAGCCAGAAACCACAACCACACTCAGGTACTTCATTTTATCGACTTAAATACCCAAATGGAGCTGCAGGGGGAAATATTGTTAATGCACCGTATAATAATTTAGTAGATGCTTTAAAAACAACTAGCTTGCCACCTAGTGCTTGGTATGAAGACCTGAGTATAGAAAACAAATTCAATAGATTATTTCTCTTCAAAGGAAATATTGCACATAGCGCTTCAAGTTATTTTGGCCAAGATAAAAGAGACAGGCGATTAGCAGTTACGTTTTTTTGGATGGCAGAATAA
- a CDS encoding 1-acyl-sn-glycerol-3-phosphate acyltransferase: MANLSNFVPVKIPRTNRRFIKWCSCHLLTLLGWQISGSFPNEKKLILAVAPHTSNWDFVIGVIVKLALDLKLNFLGKDAIFIWPFNIWLESIGGIAIDRKSAHGVVGQMVDKFGQQETLVLALAPEGTRSKVHEWKSGFLHIANKANVPVLPIQIDYKGKQVIFYQARNISADIDDELQDIKSIFSKDCAKNPHNF, from the coding sequence ATGGCTAATTTATCTAATTTTGTCCCGGTGAAAATACCTAGAACCAATAGACGCTTTATTAAATGGTGTAGCTGTCATTTACTAACGCTATTAGGTTGGCAGATTAGCGGTAGCTTTCCAAACGAGAAAAAATTAATTTTAGCGGTAGCGCCGCATACTTCAAACTGGGACTTTGTCATAGGCGTGATAGTAAAGCTGGCACTTGATTTAAAGTTAAATTTTCTTGGTAAAGATGCAATATTTATTTGGCCATTTAATATTTGGTTAGAATCCATTGGTGGTATCGCTATTGATAGAAAGTCAGCCCATGGTGTAGTAGGGCAAATGGTCGACAAGTTTGGACAGCAGGAAACGTTAGTACTCGCTTTAGCACCGGAAGGAACTCGTTCGAAAGTTCATGAATGGAAAAGTGGATTTTTACATATAGCAAATAAAGCTAACGTACCCGTACTACCTATTCAAATAGACTATAAAGGCAAACAAGTAATATTTTATCAAGCGCGTAACATAAGCGCCGATATTGATGACGAACTGCAAGATATCAAATCAATTTTCAGCAAGGATTGTGCAAAAAATCCGCATAATTTTTAA
- a CDS encoding DUF3014 domain-containing protein yields the protein MSDVNSNIESSAANKNASSTLVFVIIIVVVISVFGYLFLQGEEQELKPVVKEEVIAEPEVIVPVKTETISEPVQIEQPVEVEPEIIKPVLPDLDVSDDFIVVKATEISWRKELLDLIITDDLVRRIVVFTDNFSRGEMAYSHLPLKPLTGKFSVKPSAIETDDSYQFNESNFTRYEDYIELLHSFEPEALANNFIEIKPLFEQAFSELGYPDQTFEQVLHLAIDRILDFPVPAEQPALVQPSVVYKYQNPELEELAAADKFLLRLGKENLLQLKAIALALENQLSLQSMQ from the coding sequence TTGTCAGACGTAAACTCAAATATAGAATCATCCGCCGCCAACAAAAATGCTTCGTCTACATTAGTATTTGTAATTATTATCGTGGTGGTAATTAGTGTGTTTGGCTATTTATTTTTACAAGGTGAAGAGCAAGAGTTAAAGCCAGTAGTTAAAGAAGAAGTTATTGCTGAGCCAGAAGTGATAGTGCCAGTTAAAACTGAAACAATAAGCGAGCCTGTACAAATAGAACAGCCTGTTGAAGTTGAGCCTGAAATTATAAAGCCCGTTCTACCTGATTTAGATGTAAGTGATGATTTTATTGTTGTTAAAGCCACCGAAATATCTTGGCGAAAAGAGTTGTTGGACTTAATAATAACAGACGATTTGGTACGCAGAATTGTTGTTTTTACTGATAATTTTTCTCGCGGTGAAATGGCGTATAGTCATTTACCTTTAAAACCATTAACTGGAAAGTTTTCAGTAAAACCAAGTGCTATTGAAACTGATGATAGCTACCAATTTAACGAGTCAAACTTTACTCGTTATGAAGACTACATTGAGTTACTGCATTCATTTGAACCCGAAGCCTTAGCGAACAATTTTATTGAAATAAAACCTTTATTTGAGCAAGCCTTTAGCGAATTAGGTTACCCCGATCAAACTTTTGAACAAGTGCTACACCTTGCAATTGACCGAATACTCGATTTTCCTGTGCCAGCAGAGCAGCCGGCATTGGTGCAACCAAGTGTGGTTTATAAATATCAAAATCCAGAGCTTGAAGAATTAGCTGCTGCCGATAAATTTTTATTGCGGTTAGGCAAAGAAAATTTATTACAATTAAAAGCCATCGCTTTAGCATTAGAAAATCAGCTTAGTCTACAAAGCATGCAGTGA
- the maiA gene encoding maleylacetoacetate isomerase, with product MIKLYGYWRSSAAYRVRIALNLKKIEHELVSVHLVKDGGQQHSDSYVKMNPSHLVPTLVDGDFNLNQSLAIIDYLEETNSNVALYPRDIKNKALVKALAYDLACEIHPLNNLRVLQYLSNELSITVDQKTAWYHHWIIEGFSALELRLAKTSGQYCFGDNITVADLCLIPQIYNAKRFNVDMSAFPLINKIESNCAKLPAFIDAEPENQADAT from the coding sequence ATGATTAAGTTATATGGATACTGGCGCTCTTCAGCTGCTTATCGAGTGCGAATTGCATTAAATCTGAAAAAAATTGAGCATGAACTCGTTTCAGTTCATTTAGTAAAAGATGGTGGGCAGCAGCATAGTGACAGTTATGTCAAAATGAATCCAAGCCACCTGGTACCAACCTTGGTCGATGGTGATTTTAATTTAAATCAATCGCTAGCGATTATTGATTATCTTGAAGAAACAAATTCAAACGTTGCGCTTTACCCAAGAGATATAAAAAATAAAGCTTTAGTTAAAGCCCTAGCTTATGATTTAGCGTGTGAAATTCACCCACTAAATAATTTAAGAGTGCTGCAGTATTTATCAAATGAACTAAGCATTACTGTTGATCAAAAAACGGCTTGGTACCATCATTGGATCATCGAGGGCTTTTCTGCACTAGAGCTTCGTTTAGCAAAAACGTCTGGTCAATACTGCTTTGGCGATAACATTACCGTTGCTGACTTATGTTTGATCCCACAAATTTATAATGCCAAACGTTTTAATGTGGATATGTCAGCATTTCCATTAATTAATAAAATAGAAAGCAATTGCGCTAAATTACCTGCATTTATAGATGCAGAGCCTGAGAATCAAGCGGATGCCACTTAA